Proteins encoded together in one Bradyrhizobium sp. PSBB068 window:
- the fliD gene encoding flagellar filament capping protein FliD, which yields MTVSSATSGTSSTSSTTSASSASTVTTTGTTNSASIDWTALINAEVNAKLAQATNITTSITANQAKITAYQSLQTELSTLASGLSSLSTSIINSIATNAFATRSATISSTGDVSASSALNMSVNSGSATGNHTLQITQLATAQKVIGSTQSSTSTALGLSGTFSLGLAGGSSAAISITSGMSMQDVADTINAQTSTTNVQASIVQVSSGSYEMVLTGTQDAANITYSSTSGDDIMNKLGVTDTTGAFTNVLQKAQSAQFSLDGIALTRNTNDISDVLSGVTFDLLQPTPSGTSLNISIQTDTSQITTALQTFVTNYNAFRDQVIAQSAQNSDGTAASSAVLFGDSTMRDIMTQLQQVLSGTVNGMTMADLGLSFNENNELQLDTGTLSTVLTQNLAGVTKLLSAQTTTSSSQLNVVNTGTSPQSFTLDVTVDSTGTLNGASVGGDSSGFSVVGNTIIGNSGTIYAGMAFTYTGSTSQSITVSSTSGLASQIYQLAHTNAGTSGQLQTLITNLQSRDTDLQSQVSDIQSNAATFKAQLQLQFANYQAAIESANNTLGYLSALLNASSSK from the coding sequence ATGACGGTTAGCAGCGCGACCTCGGGCACCTCGAGCACGTCAAGCACGACGTCGGCGAGCTCCGCCAGCACGGTGACAACGACCGGCACCACTAATTCGGCCAGTATCGACTGGACCGCGCTGATCAACGCCGAGGTCAACGCCAAGCTCGCGCAGGCGACCAACATCACGACATCGATCACTGCGAACCAGGCCAAGATCACCGCCTACCAATCCCTGCAGACCGAGCTGTCGACGCTGGCCAGCGGCCTGTCGTCGCTCAGCACCTCGATCATCAACTCGATCGCCACCAATGCGTTCGCCACGCGCTCGGCGACGATTTCCTCCACCGGCGACGTCAGCGCCTCCTCGGCACTCAACATGAGCGTCAACAGCGGCTCGGCGACCGGCAATCACACGCTCCAGATCACCCAGCTCGCGACCGCGCAGAAGGTGATCGGCTCGACGCAATCGAGCACGTCGACGGCGCTGGGCCTCTCCGGCACGTTTTCGCTGGGGCTGGCCGGCGGCAGCAGCGCCGCGATCTCGATCACCAGCGGCATGTCGATGCAGGATGTCGCCGACACCATCAATGCCCAGACCTCGACCACCAACGTCCAGGCCTCGATCGTCCAGGTGTCGAGCGGGTCCTATGAGATGGTGCTGACGGGGACCCAGGATGCCGCCAACATCACCTATTCGTCGACCTCGGGCGACGACATCATGAACAAGCTCGGCGTCACCGACACGACGGGGGCCTTCACCAATGTGCTGCAGAAGGCGCAGTCCGCGCAATTCAGCCTCGACGGCATCGCGCTTACCCGCAACACCAACGATATTTCCGACGTGCTCTCCGGCGTCACCTTCGATCTGCTGCAGCCGACGCCGAGCGGCACCAGCCTGAACATCAGCATCCAGACCGACACCAGCCAGATCACCACGGCGCTGCAGACCTTCGTCACCAACTACAATGCGTTTCGCGACCAGGTGATCGCACAGTCCGCGCAGAACTCCGACGGCACGGCCGCATCGAGCGCCGTGCTGTTCGGCGACAGCACGATGCGCGATATCATGACCCAGCTCCAGCAGGTGCTGAGCGGGACCGTGAACGGCATGACGATGGCCGATCTCGGCCTGTCGTTCAACGAGAACAACGAGCTGCAGCTCGACACCGGCACGCTGTCGACCGTGCTGACGCAGAATCTCGCCGGTGTCACCAAGCTGCTGTCGGCGCAGACCACGACCTCGTCGAGCCAGTTGAACGTCGTCAACACCGGCACGTCGCCGCAATCCTTCACGCTCGACGTGACGGTGGATTCGACCGGGACGCTGAACGGCGCGTCCGTCGGCGGCGACAGTTCCGGCTTTTCGGTCGTCGGCAACACCATTATCGGCAACTCGGGCACGATCTACGCCGGGATGGCGTTCACCTACACCGGTTCGACCTCGCAATCGATCACCGTGTCGTCGACATCAGGCCTTGCATCGCAGATCTACCAGCTCGCGCACACCAATGCCGGGACCAGCGGCCAGCTGCAGACGCTGATCACCAATCTGCAGTCGCGCGACACCGACCTGCAATCCCAGGTCAGCGACATCCAGAGCAATGCGGCGACGTTCAAGGCGCAGCTGCAGCTTCAATTCGCCAATTACCAGGCCGCCATCGAAAGCGCGAAC
- a CDS encoding methionyl-tRNA formyltransferase, producing MMKTIILLTGVASQQFALTELLKAHNPALSFRCAVTAEDLAAIEPEVLRGARLLAFTTSVIVPESILAALGHGAYNFHPGPPQYPGWAPAHFALYDGARMFGATAHVMAARVDSGPIVGVESFIVPDKISVRGLEQIAYVRLAHLFWRMSRELAREPSPLRELDIAWCGIKSTRQMYRDMCELPTGISPAELARRIRAFHDDFRTIPLTVSVHGIRFQLATTATLEPEAPQVFSPPLAAAS from the coding sequence ATCATGAAGACCATCATCCTTCTCACCGGCGTCGCCAGCCAGCAATTCGCGCTCACCGAACTGTTGAAGGCGCACAATCCGGCGCTGTCGTTCCGCTGCGCGGTGACGGCCGAGGACCTCGCGGCGATCGAGCCTGAGGTGTTGCGCGGGGCCCGGCTGCTCGCATTCACCACCAGCGTCATCGTGCCTGAAAGCATTCTGGCGGCGCTTGGCCACGGCGCCTACAATTTTCACCCCGGCCCGCCGCAATATCCCGGCTGGGCGCCGGCGCATTTCGCGCTCTATGACGGCGCCCGCATGTTCGGTGCGACGGCCCATGTGATGGCCGCGCGTGTCGATTCCGGTCCCATCGTCGGGGTCGAGTCCTTCATCGTTCCCGATAAGATCAGCGTGCGCGGGCTCGAGCAGATTGCCTATGTTCGGCTTGCGCATCTTTTCTGGCGGATGTCGCGCGAGCTTGCCCGCGAGCCCTCACCGCTCAGGGAATTGGACATCGCCTGGTGCGGCATCAAGAGCACCAGGCAGATGTACCGCGACATGTGCGAGCTGCCCACCGGCATCAGCCCGGCCGAGCTCGCCCGCCGGATCCGCGCCTTCCACGACGACTTCCGCACGATCCCGTTGACCGTTTCCGTGCACGGTATCCGCTTTCAGCTGGCGACGACCGCCACGCTGGAGCCCGAGGCACCGCAGGTGTTCTCGCCGCCGCTCGCCGCAGCTTCCTAG
- a CDS encoding AAA family ATPase, producing the protein MLCFACQSTIGADDNWCAKCGAAVAKRVDPDSEQRFVTILRADVVDSTGLVADLDPEAAVSRLEPALIAMRGAVRQFGGIVSKELGDGLAAVFGAPVADDNHAPLACHAAIELVRRVAGLGDPGLQVRVGLHSGRVVAYMVASEYSKVYEIGGAAQHLAARLEAVAEPNQIYASEACQNLAEGNVQFEYLGRRQLKGFSEPLPIYRVASATDVSSWRVRRARSVARFVNRSKETALLRQLARDADPNRQTALLVGDPGIGKSRLVHEFVDQLTREGWLPIHAECSPNLQGAPFSTLKALMLSILEGASTDTDSLANLTGIQRSAIDAVLDRPISDSEWGELEPHARGRAISEACCAIVEGLVVRRRAVILIEDLHWIDRASETVMAALASLRAPGLLVLLTSRPNGIPDWVARSNAEITALRSLGEDAGREMLDDILGASANMADLKSRVVLHTASVPLFIEEVCRSLKDSGVLRGHWGDLALARPVGDLGIPSSIQGVIATRLDRVSKEERSLLQIAAALGPSSTESLLREVAGLPQEAFQRCLTALDRAEFLVRIDLEQDSLLEFPHEMVRQVTYDSMVEKLRESVHARILATLEDNGSSYDEPNKLCYHAMRAKDWQKAFAYGRTAARKSLARSAFADAINYFEIAMAALDKTPFARSREADAIDLRIEARTAFMSAGKVAEWFDLGRDAEGRANAVDDIGRKVAAMAVRSGAQNFYGTPIEAIETGEEVARLAGEWGNPGWLNLAQYSLGQAYFIAGRFREAEQMLGEACLRLSGPDASAPPGTTPRTLLLLCCMMKSVTHTTLGEIDSGIEFHERAAAIANESNRPFDRVAAGYSGGFLMLGQGNPARAADILEEAFALTQKYGIRLFVPVVACHLGIAYLEQGRLDQARLTLIEAREEARSVGYTSIVLRTSIYLALAVSRLGDPQAALNTLREARNTARQQGFSGLEAEALFSEATISPATNADETNLVLNQLRAAIAIASDNGAKPLLHRAEALLNEMLADSQGSFWRR; encoded by the coding sequence ATGCTTTGCTTTGCATGCCAGTCGACGATCGGAGCGGACGACAATTGGTGCGCCAAATGCGGTGCTGCTGTAGCTAAGCGCGTGGACCCCGATAGCGAACAACGATTTGTGACGATCCTTCGCGCCGACGTGGTCGACTCGACGGGGCTCGTCGCGGATTTGGACCCCGAAGCGGCCGTCTCGCGCCTGGAGCCGGCCCTGATCGCGATGCGAGGCGCCGTACGCCAGTTTGGCGGCATCGTCAGCAAGGAGCTCGGCGATGGGCTCGCCGCGGTATTTGGCGCGCCGGTCGCTGACGACAACCATGCGCCGCTCGCCTGCCATGCGGCGATCGAGTTGGTCCGACGAGTCGCGGGTTTGGGCGACCCGGGGCTCCAGGTTCGGGTCGGGCTCCATTCGGGGCGCGTGGTCGCCTACATGGTCGCGAGCGAGTACTCCAAGGTTTACGAGATCGGGGGGGCCGCGCAGCACCTTGCGGCACGGCTTGAGGCGGTCGCCGAACCGAACCAGATCTACGCGTCCGAGGCCTGCCAGAACCTTGCCGAAGGCAACGTGCAGTTTGAATATCTGGGTCGGAGGCAGCTCAAGGGATTTAGCGAGCCCTTACCCATCTACCGCGTTGCAAGCGCAACGGATGTCTCCAGCTGGCGGGTACGCAGGGCCCGAAGCGTTGCGCGATTCGTCAACCGGTCGAAGGAAACGGCGCTGCTCAGGCAGTTGGCGCGCGACGCTGACCCCAACCGGCAAACGGCACTCTTGGTTGGCGATCCCGGCATCGGGAAATCGCGGCTGGTGCATGAGTTCGTTGACCAACTCACCCGGGAGGGTTGGCTGCCGATCCATGCCGAATGCAGCCCGAACCTTCAAGGCGCGCCGTTCAGCACGCTCAAGGCACTGATGCTCTCGATCCTGGAGGGAGCCTCAACGGACACGGACAGCCTGGCGAATCTGACAGGGATTCAACGTTCGGCCATCGACGCGGTGCTTGACCGACCGATATCGGATTCGGAATGGGGCGAGCTGGAGCCGCACGCGCGCGGCCGTGCGATCAGCGAAGCATGCTGTGCGATTGTCGAAGGCCTGGTCGTCCGCCGGCGTGCGGTGATCCTCATCGAGGATCTGCACTGGATTGATCGCGCCAGCGAGACCGTTATGGCTGCACTCGCTTCGCTGAGGGCACCCGGCCTGCTGGTGTTGCTGACCAGCCGGCCCAACGGAATTCCGGATTGGGTTGCGCGCAGCAACGCCGAAATCACGGCGTTGCGTTCGCTCGGGGAGGATGCGGGACGCGAGATGCTGGACGACATCCTGGGCGCGTCCGCGAACATGGCTGATCTGAAGAGCCGCGTCGTTCTCCATACGGCCAGCGTACCTCTCTTCATTGAAGAGGTTTGTCGCAGCCTCAAGGACAGTGGAGTCCTCCGGGGACATTGGGGCGACCTGGCGCTCGCGCGCCCGGTCGGCGATCTCGGAATTCCGAGCAGCATTCAAGGCGTCATCGCCACGCGTCTGGATCGCGTATCGAAGGAAGAGCGCTCGCTGTTGCAGATTGCGGCGGCGTTGGGACCGTCTTCGACGGAATCCCTGCTGCGTGAGGTGGCCGGCCTGCCGCAAGAGGCTTTTCAGCGCTGCCTGACGGCGCTCGATCGCGCCGAGTTTCTCGTGAGGATCGATCTCGAGCAGGACAGCTTGCTCGAATTCCCGCACGAGATGGTTCGCCAGGTAACCTACGACTCGATGGTCGAAAAGCTGCGAGAGAGCGTCCATGCCCGTATTCTTGCGACGCTGGAAGACAACGGCAGTTCCTACGATGAGCCTAACAAGCTCTGCTATCACGCAATGCGGGCGAAGGATTGGCAGAAGGCCTTCGCTTACGGCAGAACTGCCGCGCGCAAGAGCCTGGCACGATCGGCATTTGCCGATGCGATCAACTACTTCGAGATCGCAATGGCCGCGCTCGACAAAACGCCGTTCGCCCGCTCGCGCGAAGCGGATGCGATCGACCTTCGTATCGAGGCGCGCACGGCGTTCATGAGCGCCGGCAAGGTCGCCGAATGGTTCGACCTTGGAAGGGATGCGGAGGGACGTGCCAACGCAGTCGACGATATCGGGCGAAAAGTCGCGGCGATGGCGGTCAGGTCGGGAGCCCAGAACTTTTACGGCACGCCGATAGAGGCAATCGAAACCGGCGAGGAGGTTGCTCGCCTGGCCGGGGAATGGGGCAATCCCGGTTGGCTCAACCTGGCTCAGTATAGCCTGGGCCAGGCCTATTTCATCGCCGGCCGGTTCCGCGAGGCCGAGCAGATGCTGGGAGAGGCGTGCCTCCGCCTTTCCGGGCCGGATGCCAGCGCGCCGCCAGGGACCACACCGAGAACACTGCTGTTGCTGTGTTGCATGATGAAGAGCGTAACCCACACGACGCTGGGAGAGATCGACAGCGGTATCGAATTTCACGAGCGCGCGGCAGCGATCGCCAATGAGAGCAATCGACCGTTTGATCGCGTCGCCGCGGGATACAGTGGCGGCTTCCTGATGCTCGGGCAGGGCAACCCCGCGCGAGCAGCTGATATCCTGGAGGAGGCTTTCGCGCTCACGCAGAAGTATGGAATTCGGCTCTTCGTGCCGGTTGTCGCGTGCCATCTCGGTATCGCATATCTGGAGCAGGGGCGTCTCGATCAAGCGCGGCTGACGCTTATTGAAGCCCGGGAGGAAGCCAGATCGGTCGGTTACACCTCGATTGTGCTGCGAACCTCGATCTACCTGGCGCTCGCTGTCAGCCGGCTTGGCGATCCGCAGGCTGCGCTGAACACGTTGAGAGAGGCGCGCAACACTGCGCGGCAGCAGGGCTTCTCCGGCCTGGAAGCCGAGGCGCTGTTCAGCGAGGCAACTATATCGCCTGCCACGAATGCGGACGAGACGAATTTGGTTCTCAACCAGCTGCGCGCGGCAATCGCGATTGCATCGGACAATGGCGCGAAGCCGCTGCTGCACCGGGCCGAAGCGCTGCTAAACGAAATGCTCGCCGATTCTCAGGGAAGCTTCTGGCGGCGCTAG
- a CDS encoding RNA polymerase sigma factor codes for MSYALDVTAAVEVEATAAAAAPVEAAAPWSNVPTVADAGPLDTVEIQDEDKELLDRLAAGDEAAFRALVERHVDRAYAIALRIVGNAADAEDVVQDTMLKVWTHRGRWQHGRAKFSTWLYRVVSNRCIDLRRKPRTENVDVVPEVADTQLDASTVIERNEIGNLLEVAMQRLPEQQRVAVILSYHENMSNGEIAEVMDTTVAAVESLLKRGRQQLREMLKRHERDLRGAFTDC; via the coding sequence ATGAGTTACGCGCTTGATGTGACGGCAGCGGTCGAGGTGGAGGCCACGGCGGCCGCGGCTGCGCCGGTCGAAGCGGCTGCTCCCTGGAGCAACGTCCCCACCGTTGCCGATGCAGGCCCGCTCGACACCGTCGAGATCCAGGACGAGGACAAGGAACTGCTCGACCGCCTCGCCGCCGGCGACGAGGCGGCGTTTCGTGCTCTCGTCGAACGTCATGTCGATCGCGCCTACGCGATCGCACTGCGCATCGTCGGCAACGCCGCAGACGCCGAAGACGTGGTGCAGGACACGATGCTGAAGGTGTGGACGCATCGCGGCCGCTGGCAGCATGGCCGCGCCAAGTTCTCAACCTGGCTCTATCGCGTCGTCAGCAACCGCTGCATCGATCTGCGTCGCAAGCCGCGCACCGAGAATGTCGATGTCGTGCCCGAGGTCGCCGACACGCAGCTCGATGCGAGCACTGTGATCGAGCGCAATGAAATCGGCAATCTGCTGGAGGTCGCGATGCAGCGGCTGCCCGAGCAGCAGCGCGTCGCGGTGATCCTCTCGTATCACGAGAACATGAGCAACGGCGAGATCGCCGAGGTGATGGACACGACCGTAGCCGCAGTGGAGTCGCTGCTGAAGCGCGGGCGACAACAGCTTCGCGAGATGCTGAAGCGGCACGAGCGTGACCTGCGCGGCGCGTTTACCGACTGCTAA
- a CDS encoding flagellin has protein sequence MPAISTNTAANSAVRYLNINSMQETSALSKLSSGSRITSASDDAAGLAISTRISSDITTLQQAATNAAQATSILQTADGGASNISDILARMKSLASESASGTVADSSRAYINSEFTQLKGEIDSIATGTRYSSQSLLDGSSVFSSGVAVLVGSTSADTITITLTNLTASSLGVTSLDVSTLSAATSAMSALDSAIDSVSSARAEIGAQESRFNFSADSISTQTQNLQSANSAIKDVDIAAEQATLSSAEVKTQAAVSAETAANQMPQYLLKLLG, from the coding sequence ATGCCCGCAATTTCCACCAACACCGCCGCCAACTCCGCGGTCCGCTACCTCAACATCAATTCGATGCAGGAAACCAGCGCGCTGTCGAAGCTGTCGAGCGGCTCGCGCATCACCTCGGCGTCCGACGACGCCGCCGGCCTCGCGATCTCGACCCGCATTTCCTCCGACATCACGACGCTGCAGCAGGCCGCCACCAACGCGGCGCAGGCGACCTCGATCCTGCAGACCGCCGACGGCGGCGCCTCCAACATCTCGGACATCCTGGCCCGCATGAAGTCGCTGGCCTCCGAGTCCGCCTCCGGCACCGTCGCCGATTCCAGCCGTGCCTACATCAACTCGGAATTCACGCAGCTCAAGGGCGAAATCGACTCGATCGCTACCGGCACCCGCTACAGCAGCCAGAGCCTGCTGGATGGTTCGAGCGTGTTCTCCTCGGGCGTCGCGGTGCTGGTCGGCTCGACCTCGGCGGACACCATCACCATCACGCTGACCAACCTCACCGCGTCCTCGCTCGGCGTCACCTCGCTCGACGTTTCGACGCTGTCGGCTGCCACCAGCGCGATGTCGGCCCTCGACAGCGCCATCGACAGCGTGTCGTCCGCCCGTGCCGAGATCGGTGCCCAGGAATCGCGCTTCAACTTCAGCGCCGACTCGATTTCGACCCAGACCCAGAACCTGCAGTCCGCCAATTCGGCGATCAAGGACGTCGATATCGCCGCCGAGCAGGCGACGCTGTCTTCGGCCGAAGTGAAGACCCAGGCCGCGGTTTCGGCGGAAACGGCGGCAAACCAGATGCCGCAGTACCTGCTGAAGCTGCTCGGCTAG